In Cryptomeria japonica chromosome 1, Sugi_1.0, whole genome shotgun sequence, the sequence tagctgggatacttatcttgagctattggagaaggcatatatgaatattttcaaatatattaagctcaggtactcttttttgaaattttgatggcattgatgtcaaagggggggagatattaatgtgaaaaagaaaaagagggagttgtatacattaggggaagTATACAGGTGGTaaactatggaagtatggagtattttgtattaatggatatttagctcagggggagcaggctcaggatgaaaccggcagatgaaaccatgatcattttttataggagtgttgccatcaatgccaaagggggagattggtggcaattgacactcaattgctTGGTTTCAatattttgtcatttatggcaacatggtatcttgtttcggcttcatgttttggttcagttgtgtacaggcaggcacttcacaaacacttcactagAACCGACAAGATAGAAGGAGTtttttggttaccggcaatgcaggccgacatggtttagaatcaagttatcaATATTGGAGGTCGAAATCTTTTGGATTTggcattggcaattgtttttgatattcatgtatttatgttatctagccaacatgtatattgatattctaaatatctttgtaagccgacataaggcatgataaattggatacggtatataggtcagttggattagatcattttgatatatgatgatgatgataaggatgtgaatatggatggatagaagatgcaaaatatatgagagagattatgtatgagaggatatttttgtaaagggttattccggtaaagggtttagggtttcaaaccggaatagatagagcttaaccgaaactgtattcaagcatacaagatgctatcttagcaattcattcatttctctggattgtagtctagatttatatgtagttagtgaggctcatgttttgattgagtagtgtgctctaggctgtaagccttcctggaagtgcaggcccctatattttgtaatatctcttcatatggccaatggattgatattgtggttcacaaattccaccgtggtttttcctctttgaggttttccatgcataattttgtgtgttataattttcatttatgtgattggcttattggttgattaacttctttcaattctatatgtaccagtatatcggttggtgtatgcatgctttaataaggttGAAATTGATCATacctgtagaacactgattcacccccctctctcagtgttcttcgaTTTTAACAATCTTTCCCAGCACAATGGAAAGAAGAAACGGGGTCTCCCTTGCAACCCCGACCATGCAACTTAACAGATAAATCATGCAAATCAGACTGGGCAAAAACAAATGTAGCGGAGAAAGGGCCAAAAACCACCCCAAAAAATGTGACACCCAAATGGCAAAAAGGAGAAAATTCCTTCGAGGTCATCATTTGGGTCAAAATCATCTTTTCCCTCAAATGATTCCTCTGTACTCTTGCTCCCACTTGAAACCATACCCCATCATACTATGTGACTCCTGCTCATTTTAGCCAATTTATTTGTATGACTTATTATTCGACATAGGACATGATTACTATTATACTTTATTTTACATGCACATATTGATTTTAGTGATGATATATTTATGACTTGGATTATACATTGGTGATTATTATGATGTTTTATGAGATGTTAATTTATGATCAAATGTTATTAtttggatttgatgattgattatttATGATATTCATGCTAATGGATTTTATGTGTAGAatagattgtgtgtgtgtgtgtgtgtgtgtgcaaatgtgtgtgtgtgtgtgtgcaaaacATTTTGTGTACGTTGCAAGTACCAAGCATCGACTCCACGTGGTCCCACAAGTTTGAGCATGCCTTTAAATCCTAATGGTGGTACAGAAGATAGTACAAGGCCCAAAATGTATCTAGCCCTAGTCATTGTCCTAACCAAGGGACAATTATCTAGTATTTATTTTTATCCCATCCCATTTGTCATATAAACAATATCATATCACTTTATTGTTAGTGGTAAGTCTTGCtttgatattaatattattttataatttacttGAGTGTGGAGGATTTACATTATCTAAATAATGGGTATTAGATATTAAACTAAGTGTTATAAATAAAATTACTAATTAGTTATTGTTTATCGTTGATTTAATTATGTTTTCGATTCAATGAATATGTTCTTATTAATTAGATATTATTTATTAAGTGATATATTATTGTGcatgttaatattttttttattgtggGAATTATTTTACAgtggaaattatattttattatgaaactaattattctattttaatttcattttagtGGATAATTATATTTTCAGTTAgaaataattatttattctttgcATTCTTTTTGAGTGAGTTAATTATTTTTAGGGGAATTTAAATTGGTGTTTTAATATTTGaatattattgtttaatttttatgacgatttttatttagaaactaatttaatattattgttaaatattttataggtgatatttttatgattttctaatTAGGGTTTCTCCTTATCTTTTGTGCATGATTTTGTGAAGCTTTATTTAAGGTTTAATTgagttttatttataattttttgtgagatttttatttttattattctttTCATGAAGTTTTGAGAGAAGAATTATTATTGCAAATTGTGgagaattttgaagaagaattttgGATTGTGAATTTTGGAGAAGGATTTGTAGTTTTTTTGTATTGATTGAAGGATTGTTTTTTGACTTTTCttagagcttggattggatttatTAGGGTTTTTGTTGGAATTTTTTGCTAATTTTAAGAGGATTCATGTTCAAAGATAGGTCTACAAATTCTCCCTTTTTCTCCTATCTTTCTTCATAGGTTTTCTAGGTAGGTTTCTATCTCCCGATTTTGATTtcgataaaatttgaaattttgattaaGTTTGATTATAAGGGGGATTTGgcaattttattttgattaaattgattaccaaaaattaattttttattcatGTTTTGAAAAGATTGCAATATGCTTAATTGGGTGTGGGgtttgatcatttcaattaattaatttttctttataCATGATTGAAAACCTTGTATGAATCCCtatatctattttttaattttttttggttgtaATCAAGATCTATTAAAATGGGTTTTTGTTGGATTTCAGTTTGGAGTCTTTAtgttattttatctttttttttttacattttttagcaattttataGCTACCAAGCTTAACTGCATAACTATAGAGCTCAATTGTGCAGCTCTATGATTCAATTATACAACTTTTGAGCACAAATACACAAGTCCAAAGAGAAATTTTGCAAGTATTCTAGGTTTGTCCTAGTTTGCAATTTTGGTTCAATTTGGTTTCTCAAACAGTTCTAGAGACATTAGGTGACTATATACCTTGTCAATTTTAGATTTTAGTCTGATTCTAGACTAAATTTGGCTAGATTGATGTTCACATTCTATTTATTGAATTGTCTTTTGAAAAGGAATAGTGATTTTGAGGTTATGATTCAGTTTCAAGATTTAACCTTGTGATTGGTCTTTGTTTGGAAGTCCTATTTGCAGATTATGCAATCTATTCATGTATATGGATTCTTGAAGTTCCTATTTGTATATCATATGTTTCAAGATGCTTATTTTGAGCCATAGAGGATAGGTTATATATAGGTGTATTAAGGGGGAGTGGCTATCTTTGGGGGTCGAGGCCCTAAGTGGTTGCTAGGATAACCCATAGGAGAGTatattaataagtgataacataaatAAAACTTTGGGTTGGATTTACACTCTAATAAGATAATATTTTGTGCCCTACACATTACCTCGTGTACTTGTATAGACAAAAGATGAGATTGAGAAGGCCCTATCCATCTAGAGAGGTGTTTAGAACTGACATGATTATGAAATATCTTGTCTTCGTGAAAGGATTGTATGGTTTCACATGAGTCATTAAAGGGGGGTCGTGTTCTAGACAAGGTGCTAGGATAACCCATGTTGAGGTTATGCAATGACATTCTCTCCTTCATATATCCTAGTATCCTATTGTGTTAGCTTTTATGTTGAAGTCTCTAGAAGTCATTTGGTTATTATCCTTACCTTCTTATCTTGTGCAGTGGTGTCTTGTGTATCTTGGTTGTGGTGTATGTTCAGTTCTTTTATCTCTGGCCTTCTTTCTTGTTGTTTAAGGCTTTGCATTTATCTCTAATGTGGGGGGTGGACCTTtgagttccacatggttgggtggtaatATTTACCATCCATTGGGTTTTTGGATTTCTTTTTAATGTGCAACTAGATGGATCTTACCTTGTATTCCAGTGTTTTCGTATTCGGATGTAGATTGTTCTACCATTGTAATGTATTTGTTATGTATGTTCCAGAAGTGATGTAAAAGAATATTTAATTGTATATTTATACTTCCAATTGAAAGGATATTTGTAATTAGATTCTCTAAGTGGAAGGATTGTAATAGGACTATTATGATAGATGCATTTGTATTAATGGATTACTTGTAAGTGAATGAAGCCATGTGGATTACATGTATGTTCTTATTCTTGATGAAGGTTATCATAGGAATctttcatttggtgctttaaaatgaacttagcagAGGCCTTTATATGATGAGTTAAATGGTTAATGATTAAGAGTTTATTTGATTAAGTCAATGTATCATATTAAAGATGTTCATCTAATTTGGAATAATGTAATGGAATAAAGATATCTTCATGTGATTAACTTAGTGATGTTTAATACATGTTAGTAAGTATTGCTTAGTAGCGATGTTAGGGAACCCATAGAGGATTAGTGTGAGATGTGATTAAGTCTTCCCCTAAACATTATTATGATTTATCTATGTTATGTAATAAATTTACTTAGTGTTGTATTCAGGTAAAAGATGGTCGATGTATTATGTTTCctttttgaaaagaaataaaaaaattgccATGTGTTTTGGTTCATTAGTTGTTATTCCTATGGGGTTCCTTGGAAGGGTGTTACATGTTGTACACTTGTGCATACTTTGAATGATCAAGTAtgtcaataatataacaataatatTGTATATCTTCAAACAGAGAGTTGAAGAGATTGCACAAGAACAAAGTATTAAATGTGAGAATAagtaaataattttcttttttttccttcaaTATGCTATCTTTATTCACAATAACTTAAATCAACTTGAGTCTTATATGAAACTagattttgattattattattattattttacaagATGATGAATAGTACATATTTTGATGTACTAATGGCATATATTAGGATAGATAatattgaaatttttaaaaatatttattgatatttttttatattcaaaCAATAATAGGAACATGTTCAATTAATAGGTCAGACGAATAACTGCACAACTATTAAAACTTGTTCAACTATGAAGCTTCCCCCTATTTGAAGCACATTGGACATCAATTATTATAAGTGACTCGACTATAATCCCCTACACGAACCTGAATTATATTCAGTTGAAGCCATCTGATTCGCCTCAATCTGCAAATTTATTGCCAGTGACAATGAACTAAGCTAAGGGTTAATAAGATAAGCGGAGTAAGAAAATGCAATCAAATGGATATGCTGTTCGGCACTCCGCGGCCTGTGAGACCACCTTCTCTTGATAAATCAGTAGTGTTGGGGTAGAGCAAGGTATAAGGAACTTTTGCAGGTCCATGCCTGTTCTTATAAACATCGCTTTTACTATTCCTCTCGATTATATTCCTCTCAATCTGTATCATGTTGGCTGAAAATCTCTCGAATGCTCTTTCTACAGCTTCATCATCTATTCTGTCCAAGGTGGATCCCTGCAATTGTCCCAGATATACCTCATTTTTTGAATGCTTTGACAAAATTTCCAAAACAGCCATGATAAGGGTGGCCTGTGTTGGAGAAGAAACAGTGCTGAAGAAATATCCTTCTGGGTCCTTCAGGAGCTCATCGTAATCCGGTGTTCCTTTCTCTGGAATCAGGCGTCTGCTCATTGTGGGCATATTGGGCATGTATCCTCCATAGGAATACTGCCCAAAGTTGACTGCTGCATGGTGAGCAGATGTAGTCCAGATGATAGTTGTGATCACGTGGATTGCTTCATCCAGTGAATCCATCTTAAACCATCTAGATGGATCGTCTTTGAGATCTCCATGTCCCACGTTTACTATTTCATCCCACCAAGCCTGCAATTCTTTGTCTCTTCGAACAGAGGCATCGTCCTTGTAATACAGAGACAAGTATTCTGAAATCCATTGTTTTAAGGCAAACCATATTTCAAGGCCGTCCACAGCATATGGGTAGTCCTCAATCATAAGCTTCAAACCATGAGGTGCCTTCGAGTCTGGAACTGCCATTCCCCTGCACGGTAATGTTAAACCAATGAATGAACTTTATTGACCTTGTGAATTAGGCTAAGTAAAACAATAATTTGCTATCAAAATAATCTTTTTAAATCTTTGATTCTCACCATTCTGAATTTCTTCAATATAATGTAACTTGGCAATCAATGGAGACTTTAAATAACCCAACTAAAGAAATTGGTATCTCACTTACCTAATAAGAAGGTCAGCAGGCAATCCTTGCTCGTTAAATTTCCAGTTTTTGTAGACTTTAGATGACATTTCTGAAGCGTATCTGCCAGGAGTGAAGCCTTGTTCAATAATACCTGCTGCATTTATCAAACTCTGGCGGGCAGCTTGATTGATGTCCATCGTATCTAGGTAATGGGGGATCAGTAATGAAAGGCTCTGTGACACAATGGGTCCTCAGCCTGCAACCGATAAGATAACAAAATTCACTTGTGGGTATACAAGATATAGGCCTTTATTTATAAGAGATTCCAGGCAATGCTTGTAATCTTAAAAATTTGATGATAATCAGTGAACAACAAAAAATAAGTCCTGACCGTTGCTACATGATGCTAGTGTTTCTTTTCTGCAATCTAAGGAAATGGATTAGATAAATGAATGATTAAAGAAACCCAAATCAGAATTGTAAGCCTTATAACCCCTCCTTTCTATCCATCATTTTATTAAATGcaaaacatttcatgttcttaaCAATATAGCAGTGGGTGTTTACCAATGACTGACAAGCTGATGGTAACCTGCATCATTGGATTTTGCATGGGTTTTGGCCAGTTGCCACAGTGCTCCTTCTTCTGTTCCATGTTTGCCTGGTGTGAACACCTTCCTTACAGCTGGATTCCCATCGATTGGAGGCAAACACAACTCTATGGCCACTGGCTTTAATGTTCCTTCCGTGGTGAGGAAAAAAATTGTCCGGCTTGCATATGTTTTAACATCGTCAGAAATTTTGTTGATTCGCTCCACATAGGGCGTAAATGCATCATAGTAGTCTACAATAAATAGCCGCTTCGACGCCAAGGCCTATATGAAACGCTAAATTCAATTATTTTTGTACAGCACACAAAAGACATAAACAAATTCTGAAGAGAGAAATTACCTGATCCACAGAAAGGCCCTCAATGTTCTTTTCTATATGTTGGGCTGTGATAGCACTCTTCTGCGGGCCGTACACCTTTTCATCCAGGTTACCAGAGGGAAGAAATTTCTATATACAGTTCCAATTCTACTCTTTTCAGGCCTTGTAATAAAGTTCGCCTGAATAAAAATTACCATATGATCAGCTTGTGTTTGAGAGTCAAGAATTTGGGTTACCTGAAAACACTGAATTACCATTGGATTCACACCCGCAAGAGTTTGGCGTGCGAATTCCTCATCGTCTCTCCACGCGTACTCATCAGCTGCAACACCCAGTATTCATTATTTCGCTTTAATAACATTAGATCtgattagatgcatgaaaagaaatttaatttcaataacattttaaattattataatGTAGCATGATGAATTGGAAACGAGAAAAAAATTATTTCTGTCGATGGATCATAGAACATGATCTATTAATAATATCTGAATTTGATTATGTTAGATTTTTTTATCAGTGTTTTTTATTATGCTGTATGATTCATCgtagaaaagagaaaaaaatctTATCCTGATAATACCAATCAAATCCATAATCATCAAACTAAATTAGATCTATGATATTTTCAAACTGGGATGAGTAGATTCATCTCACCTTCAACAATTTGGGGACGATTGAAATTTATGAAGGGAATGTCATCCTCCACCTCCTCAACGAGTCGCTGGATAATTTGGAGAGGGCTCTTGTGTTGTCGGTGTAGCTTGTGAGAATTTTCAGGGATTTGAAGTCCCGATCTGTAAAGTTCATTGACTTCATCCATGGTTTTGAAGGCTTTGTCGAAGACGGTAACAAGTGTGGGAATGATCATGTTGGCAAATGCGATGATTGTGTTTGCTCCAAAGTCAGAAAAATCAGAGTACGGAAATCTTTCATCTGGAGGAACAAAATTTGTTGATGTTCGGGTCTCGAATTCTGGAGCTGCACAGTATGACATTACCCAAATGAAAAATTATTCTAAACTGTAGAAGAAGGAAACAATGTTTATTCATCATATTTATAAAAGTTTAGTATAGAATAGAAAAGggaaaaatttaaatcttcaaatttATGAAATTTTAGTATAGATTTAAGGTTGAGGTCTTGATTCTATTGGTAAGAGCTTTCTTTTGGTAGACATCACAGATCAGAAGGTTCCATCGCCGCATTACAGTCTAAAAAAGTTTAACATAGATTTCAAAGTACATGCCTGTTTTAATACGTGGGCGGCCAGTTCTGCATCTTCTGGGGTATGGGAAGTCCTGCGATCCACCCAGCACTTCTCTACGCAGTTGTGGACTTTTGTCTGGCTGACCAAGATCATTGTAAACAtcataatcataaatcaaatcGCCCATTTTTCTTTCTCCCGTTCCGTCGCCACGCAGAGATTTCATATCCATCTCCCTCAGTATCCTCAGACCGATTGGAGTCTCTTCTGGAAGAAAAGCCTGATAAACAGATTATATATCAAAATGTTTCCATTTGAATGAAGCAGATTGGATTTTGAGCAGGAGAATGAAGTACCTTATTGGCAAAGAAAACACGATCATTCTCGTTAGGTTTAGATGGGGATATCCAGGAATTGCAGTGAAATCGAATTTGACCTTGACCTGGGATGAAAATGGTGAGAGATTTCAAAAAGAACTCTCGCGCATGCATGTTTTTGATGAGAAAGGCGCCGGGCAAACCAAGCGCAGGGTTCCATTTGAATGTAATTTTGTAGCGGGTGTCTCCGGAAATTGGTCCGCCCCACGAATCCCACCTTAAATAAGCTGGTTCGCTAACTGTTTTCCCTGATCCCGTCTCTACACAGTACTAATATTGTTCAgccattatttatttaaatatgctaTTTAGTAAAAAATAAATGATAATTTCTAGATTATTAAAAACTCTTACACAATCAATTGAGAAATTGGGAATTATGAACATAATGGATTGTTTAAATCTGATATCACTAAgattatttataattaaaaattatgatAGTTATATTGTTTAAATTTAAACAGTAATaagaattaaataaacatttaacatACAAAAATTTTAATACTAATTTTTAACAAAATATTATAAGTATAAATACAAAATTGTTCGGCATGAGAAAAATGATTTACTtcataatatatttaattttaattaacaggtttatataaataaaaaatatattttaaaaataatattaacataattaaatattttgatagtcatagatatttttataattaaaagactaataatttatttatttttataaaatatactATTAAAAATTTATCATATTTTCTTCTCATATATAATTCATAGCATTGAACACTTGTAATATAAAAATTTTCCaaactaaaaattaaatataaaaataaaagtaaaacaaatgtattgtgaaaatataaatttaaaataaaaataaattactaaatttaaaAGTTaagaaaaaaagtttaaaaaaaaatgaaactcaTATGCTATTACAATTAATCAATAACTTTCAAAAGcactttaaataaaaaatattctaattaaaaaaaatattatatttttaaataaataaatattcaagaTCTAAATTAGTACACTAAAAGACTTAATTAAAGTAATACATATGTATTTGATTTTTCACCAACATCCTCCATAATACTTAATAATCCatcatgaaaataaaatatttagagaacaaaaatctatcaaaataagaGACTTTTTAAAATAATTAGTTGAATAACAAATGTTATTTTTCCAACACAAAACTAACAATCACATATAAGATTTAAAAAATATgttctcaaaaaaaaaatcaaggataTAGATAAAATAATTGATTACAAGATGTAGCAATAAAAATAATTGTTAATAAATAAAGTAGTTTTTATCATTTCTCATCTTGTTATATATTTGcaataatttaaatgaatattaatattcatttttcatttagaacaataaaataatttattaatttagagGATATATTGATTTAAGATTTACCAGGATCAACTTGGTCGCTGCTGACAAGCTGCAGGTATACTCTGTTGCCCATCAACTCTGAAACCCCATCAGCAACTGCTGCAGAGTAGTCCGTAACGCTGAAAAGAGACACCTTCTGCAGCGTCACTTCTCCCTTGATATCATAATCATTAAACCTCTCTTTCTTAACTTTCTCGCTTTCACGATGGATATCTATTTTCAACGCAAAATTCCTGCTACTTCTCCTACATCTCAAACTCCCAAGACTTCTTTGCAAGGAAAATAAAGAAGTTTTGCCCAGTGAAGGAAGATGAGAAAGGCCAAGTTGATTTGATTCCTCTCTTACTGAAGTGGGGATAAGGAT encodes:
- the LOC131027369 gene encoding LOW QUALITY PROTEIN: linoleate 9S-lipoxygenase (The sequence of the model RefSeq protein was modified relative to this genomic sequence to represent the inferred CDS: inserted 2 bases in 1 codon), with the protein product MEAMRVLSKTNLISGRSIPHTILIPTSVREESNQLGLSHLPSLGKTSLFSLQRSLGSLRCRRSSRNFALKIDIHRESEKVKKERFNDYDIKGEVTLQKVSLFSVTDYSAAVADGVSELMGNRVYLQLVSSDQVDPETGSGKTVSEPAYLRWDSWGGPISGDTRYKITFKWNPALGLPGAFLIKNMHAREFFLKSLTIFIPGQGQIRFHCNSWISPSKPNENDRVFFANKAFLPEETPIGLRILREMDMKSLRGDGTGERKMGDLIYDYDVYNDLGQPDKSPQLRREVLGGSQDFPYPRRCRTGRPRIKTAPEFETRTSTNFVPPDERFPYSDFSDFGANTIIAFANMIIPTLVTVFDKAFKTMDEVNELYRSGLQIPENSHKLHRQHKSPLQIIQRLVEEVEDDIPFINFNRPQIVEADEYAWRDDEEFARQTLAGVNPMVIQCFQKFLPSGNLDEKVYGPQKSAITAQHIEKNIEGLSVDQALASKRLFIVDYYDAFTPYVERINKISDDVKTYASRTIFFLTTEGTLKPVAIELCLPPIDGNPAVRKVFTPGKHGTEEGALWQLAKTHAKSNDAGYHQLVSHWLRTHCVTEPFXLLIPHYLDTMDINQAARQSLINAAGIIEQGFTPGRYASEMSSKVYKNWKFNEQGLPADLLIRGMAVPDSKAPHGLKLMIEDYPYAVDGLEIWFALKQWISEYLSLYYKDDASVRRDKELQAWWDEIVNVGHGDLKDDPSRWFKMDSLDEAIHVITTIIWTTSAHHAAVNFGQYSYGGYMPNMPTMSRRLIPEKGTPDYDELLKDPEGYFFSTVSSPTQATLIMAVLEILSKHSKNEVYLGQLQGSTLDRIDDEAVERAFERFSANMIQIERNIIERNSKSDVYKNRHGPAKVPYTLLYPNTTDLSREGGLTGRGVPNSISI